The genomic stretch CATCAACCACAAGGGAGAAAGAGTCCGCTTCTTTGACGACCTCATCAAGGACAAAGTCGTCGCCATCAACTTCATCTACACCTCCTGCCCCGACGCCTGCCCCATGGAGACGGCCCGCCTGCAGGAAGTCAAGAGGCTGCTGGGCGACCGGGTGGGAAAAGACGTGTTCTTTTACTCCATCACCATCGACCCTGAGTACGACACTCCCGAGGTGCTGGCGGAGTACGTCAAGCGCTTCAGGCTGGGTGACGGATGGTGGTTTCTGACCGGAGACGAAGACGACATCGTGATGCTGCGCAAGAAGTTCGGCATCTACCGGCCCGAGATCCAGAGCGAAGATTCCAACGACCACAACCTGAGCCTGGTCATCGGGAACCAGGCCACCGGACGCTGGATGAAACGCTCTCCCTACGAGAATCCCTACGTGTTGGCCACCCAATTAGGGCGCTGGCTGCACAACTGGAAGGCCCCTCCTCCGCCTGACCGCGACTACGCAGATGCGCCCAAGCTGCGCCAGATGTCCACGGGAGAGAACCTCTTCCGCACCCGCTGCTCCTCCTGCCACACCATAGGCAAAGGGGACGTAGAGGACTACCAAAGGCGCCTGGTCGGCCCCGACTTGATGAATGTCACCTTGCAGAGGGACCGCCAGTGGCTGACCCGCTGGCTGATGGAACCCGACAGAATGCTCAAGGAGAAGGATCCGCTGGCCATGCAGCTCTACAAGCAGTACGATGAAGTCCCCATGCCCAACCTGCGTCTGGGATTGGCCGACGCTGAGCGCATCCTGGAGTACATCGAGGAAGAGAGCGCCCG from Acidobacteriota bacterium encodes the following:
- a CDS encoding SCO family protein, whose protein sequence is MLKYRLAGLAAGLLIILSLTVAWTLWKAPSSTADNAARKGMGGEVWGANYFPNIPLINHKGERVRFFDDLIKDKVVAINFIYTSCPDACPMETARLQEVKRLLGDRVGKDVFFYSITIDPEYDTPEVLAEYVKRFRLGDGWWFLTGDEDDIVMLRKKFGIYRPEIQSEDSNDHNLSLVIGNQATGRWMKRSPYENPYVLATQLGRWLHNWKAPPPPDRDYADAPKLRQMSTGENLFRTRCSSCHTIGKGDVEDYQRRLVGPDLMNVTLQRDRQWLTRWLMEPDRMLKEKDPLAMQLYKQYDEVPMPNLRLGLADAERILEYIEEESARIERHRRMGHDMSGHGNDGEASGPSAHDPHAHHGKGQQH